A region of the Silene latifolia isolate original U9 population chromosome 9, ASM4854445v1, whole genome shotgun sequence genome:
AACTAAGATATATCCACAATATGTTTGCGAAAGACGAGATAATTAACGTTTTAGATGAGAGCATGTTCAGAAAGAGAGATTCAGACCACAAATCCTCAAACTACTGCATTATAGTTTTGAATGTCTCACAAAATAATCAAGAGAAGTTTATTAAACCTTGCAATCACTATTTTCTTTACCTACAATTTCCACTTCACCTTCCCTGACGTCTTCACCCTCGAACAATTGCCATTTAAAGACAACCTATACAATCTATACTTATTACAATACCATCTTCCTAAAACCAACATCAAATTCAGCAAAATCATCCAATAATTTTTGTTCAATATGTTTAAGAGACCATGTAATTTGCAACTCTGGCAGAAAGCATCAATGTTGCAGCTGCTGATTTGATCCTAAAGTTACTATTAATAGCGCATCCCGTATGTCCATTAACATAGGACACACTGACTGTATATGTATATTACCTACAGATAAAACAAATGTCTATGGAGTACTATTCTGGGTAAAAGTCAAATTTTGAACCTAATTATACATGGGTAGATTGTCAACTGAAGTAATGGGGTAGTGGATAACCAAACAAACCAAATATGACTACTAAGTCCGATTATGGCAAAAACTCAAATCCTCGAACATTCTATAAATAAAAGCCTTCCCAACATTTACCAGTATTTGCGAGAGAAAAAGGTAAAGAATCCAAGAGGCTTTCTACAAAAGAATCCAAAGAAAACAACGATCTGCCAAGGATATTCGAGTAATCAAGACCCGCCTTCAATGTCATACATCATAATTCGTCGAGTTAGTTTTGTGGAGTTCAAACTTCAAATCAGTGGACAAACATGGAGATTGGAGCCTGAATTTCAAATCTGATAGTTTTTTTCTGGTTGTATTTTTGTGGACTCCGAAAATATGTGCATACAGTACCACCAAGTACCACAATCCTTCCTGAAGCTACCTTCAAGTATGCCGCCCTCATAATTTAGTCTCAAATTTGGGGTATACAGCAGACAGTACCACCCTTACCTTCTCTGAAACTACCTTCGGGGTACCCGATTAGTTATAATAAAACCTCAAATTTTTCAAAGATGACCAGGAAACCTCAAACTGCAACCCAATAATCTCTGGTGTCATACCTCTAACCTTACTCATAACTCATATTCATAATACAACAACGGCACCTCATCAGACTCAAAAGATAGCAAATTTATGTCCCAGATAAGAAAAATGCAGATAAACCCTTCTCATACAATCTCACTACACGGCCTAAATAATCTCGGAATAATTGAAATTCCAAAAATTCTTGTATAAGGCATGAGTTACTGTAAAACAGGTTCTTTGTGGTTATGGTTGTGGATGCACTTCACACTATTACAGCGTAAAATGGCCTTAAGACTAACTCTTGAAATTCTTCccatcaacaacaacattatcCCAATTCCTCAAATAATTTATCCATCCAAATGATTACGACCCGGATGAGAAAAATGTAGCTTTATTAATCTCATATAATCTCACTGCAAGACCTAAATAATCTCAGATTTATTCAAATTCTTTCCATTAACTTAAGAACATTTTCCTTACATCTGACCTAACAATCCTAACCAAACACGAGCTGACAATAGAGAAAAAAAGCTCCAAGGCAGACCTAAGAGCCAATATTTATTcccaaaaatgaaaattattcaAAGTCAAAACCCTAAATATCTAATCAAACTCTGAAATCAATAAAATTATCAACTAAGAACAAAAATCAAACACTACCCATTTCAATTCAATCATAATAACAACAACCCATTAACTCCAATTTAACAATAAACATGAAATACAATCAATCAACGTGAATATAATAAAGGATACAAAAAATTAGGGTAAAATGAGGAAATACCTTGGAAGAAGAAGATAAATGTGATGAGCTAGGAAAAATGTGAGATTTACGATGAGGTGCAAGTGTGGCGAAAATTCCCAGATCGCCGGAAATCGCCATTTTAATTTGTGTTTTTGGGGATTTTACTGTTGCTGGGTACTGTGTAGTGTTGTGGTGAACAGAAGTTTCGTTATTGAAAAATGTTGCGAGAATGATTTTGTCTTATTTTACAACTACGGTCTACCACAACGTAATGTGTGATTGGTTCGTGTTTTATGACTAAACGGTAGACCTGTACTCGGGGCGGGCTGGCCAGGGAGCGGGCCAGGCTAACCTGATCAGATCTGGGCCAGGCCAGGTGAGGGGCGGGCTTGGACAGGCATGGGCCGGGCTGGCAGccttaccattttatttttttatttttgctaaaatggcgGGCCCGGGCGGGCGGGCTGGAATTTCAGGACCCAGGCCAGACCAGGGTTAACGCCGGGCTAGGCCAAGTTGCATAAAATAACGGGTCAAGGCGGGCCGGGTTAGCCCGTGCTGATGGCCAGTTCTACTAAACGGTTTCAAAAGATGATTTATTTTGACTGAGCAATTAAGGCTTCGTTGTTTTGAGTTAAAACTAGTTTATTTCACTTTCAGGTCGTTTTAATTTGGTCGGTTGTAAATTTagaattaatgtaatttttgttGTGACTAATCATATAATCGGAATCAGAATTCGGAGCACGGTGTATGATTGTAAGTAGAATTGCATGGTGTACCCGCATTGATCAAGCCTCGTTACAACTAAAAAAATAAACATTAAGTTGATCTCGGCTTAGCGTAGTGGTTTGCTAGTTGCGATACATGTTCTTGATGTTAGCACGAGCCAGCCACCAACACCTATTCGACGACTTCTAAACCCCTCTTCATTTCTGTAAGAAGGTCAGCTCAACCAAATCCTCAATTAGTGGTTGTTATTATATCGTAATAAGAGTATCCACAATGGTGAAAATTTACCTCTCCAAATACCCTCATCTCTCTCATTAAATAGGAAACCTCACTGTTGCACATACCTCATGGTTATCAGACTTTGATACCATATAGTAAGAAGTAAAGAAGACAATCCATCACCTTAAGATTTCGATTGATGTTCAACAATGATTCTTATACTTTTAACGGTTTCTATTTCGAATCTTAAAAGGGTATAAAGATGTACACCATACGAAGTACCTTCGAAGAACAAATATTAGATTTGTCACCTATATCATTAAAGGAGATTAATGGTTGCCTTCTATTGATTAAACTTTCGGTATAAATACAATATTGCTAAGCTACAATTAAGGACTAGGTTACACTAAACTAGGTAACAAATACCACTAAACTAGGTAactaaattagtaaataaataaTTACAATTTACATAATAATTACTTATTCTATCATACCCCCGCAGTTGAAACGGGAGGTGAACGAACGTTTAAACTGGCACGGAAATCATCAAAAAGAACGAGAGGAAGGCCCTTGGTGAAAATATCCGCTATTTGATAACGTGATGCGACATGGCTAACACGAACTTCGCCGCGTTCAACTTTCTCGCGAACAAAATGAATGTCCATCTCAATATGTTTTGTACGTTGGTGTTGAACTGGGTTGCTCGATAGATAGATAGCACTTACATTGTCACAATAAACAAGTGTAGCTTTAGGCATAGGCACGTGAAGCTCGACCAACAGGTTACGAAGCCAACACGATTCAGCGACAACATTCGCTACGCCACGATACTCGGCTTCTGCACTTGATTTGGACAAAGTAAGTTGTCGTTTAGATGCCCATGAAATCAAATTGTCACCTAAGAAAACACAATAACCGGATGTAGAACGACGCGTATCCGGACACCCACCCCAATCGGCATCCGTGTAGGCCCGTAGGAGGGACGGAGCAGATTTGTGGAGCCAAAGGCCACGGTCAGCAGTGCCGTGTACATAACGAATAATTCGTTTAAGAGCGGCCATGTGTTCGGTCATCGGGTTGTGCATGAAGAGACAAATTTGTTGCACGGCGTAGGTAATGTCGGGTCTAGTAAATGTCAAATATTGAAGAGCACCGGCAAGACTACGATACAGAGTAGGGTCCTCGAACGGGACGGAAGTGACAGCGCTTAATTTTGGTTTAGTGTCAACTGGAGTGGCCGCGGCTTTGCAAGAGGCCATGCCAGCTCTCTCAACAATCTCATTTGCATACTTGGTTTGGGACAAGAACATACCTTTGGAACTTTGTTTGACGGAAATACCCAAGAAATAATTTAGTGGGCCAAGATCCTTCATAGCGAATTCCGTTTGGAGACTACGCATAATTTGAGAACGAAGAGCAGCTGAAGAACACGTGAGTATAATATCATCGACATAGAGCAATAAATAGGCGAGATTAGTACCTTGTCGAAAGATAAATAAAGAGTGATCCACTCTGCTATGCGTGAAACCAATGGTAGCAAGAAAGTCCGCAAACCGTTTATACCATGCGCGAGGAGCTTGTTTGAGACCGTACAAGGATTTTTGGAGTAGACATACAAAATCAGGCCGGGAATTATCCTTGTACCCAAGCGGTTGGTACATATAAACCGTTTCATTAAGGTTGCCATGGAGAAAAGCATTTTATAAGATATCATATGACTATCGGATATAAGATATAAGAAGCATTGATTGAGCTTGATCCCTCGTCCAGTCGTCCATCACCTTAAGATTTTGTACGGAGTAGTACCTTTAAAGAACAATGTATATAATCTAGCATATACGGCTAGAGGATGAGTGTGTTTTACgacttgtcaaaaaaaaaaaaaaagaacaatgtATGTAACTACGTATACTCTATACATATCTTTCCATAACTAAGGTATATACATCATTAAATCTGCTTGCAGACAATCTACAGCTTATAGTTAATCAAGCATTCTAGATTTCTATCCAATGCTTCAAAGATTCGCCGTTTATGGCTGGGTTAGTAGACTCCGCTGTTTTCAGATGACTCCTGATAAAAATTGCGTTGAGAAGCGCACTGTCATTTGTCACTCTACTCCATAAGTATAGCTAAACACCGGCGGCCTAATAAATTTCTTCGTCTTCCTACGACGTCTGACATGTAAACCTTGATGTTCCATCAACTTCTTAGCCTTAGAGTAAGCATTCATCAAATATCCCCTGAATCTTGCTACATCAAGTCTCACATCTTGGCTTTTCAAGTAAACATTATGCAATGCAGACCAATTTTTACTAGCAATTGTACTCGAATCCCGTACCAAAACATGATCTTTCCCATACTTCTCAGTTAAAGTACTTTCATTTGGTTCGATTTTGTACTCGGAGTATTCCAACTTCATTCCCTTACCCAAATTCCTGAAATACGTCTTAGCGAGCCAGTCACCCCCAAGTGGAACGACCTGGATGAACGCTCCGCCAGGCTGGAGGAAGAGCGAGTGGGTCAATGCAGCTCCGTGGACCCCCATTATCGCGTGACTACCATTAATTAGCCTATACACGTCACAGAGGTACGTATACGCCGATGGCTCAAAAACCACTACGTCAAAACCTTCTTCTTGAGCCGCTTTTATGACAGCGTCTTGATTAATTATCACCCGGCCTACATCCCCTGACCGGCTGACCAACACAAGCCTCGGTCTGCCCTTGATCTTGGGCGCGGGCCACACGAGGCATTTCCGATATCCTTCCTCTAGGGAGGCACGGAAATCGAGAAAGCTCTTTTGACCTGGTATCAGAGCAGGGTTGATTGTCATCGGTCCGTGGGATATGAGACCTACGAATACAGATGGGAAGCAATGTGTGACGGTTTGGTTGTCGAGGTTGATGATTGGATTATTCGAGAACTGACCAAGAATCGCCTCGTATTTACCATACCACCATTCACTATAATCTGTTATAACAAGGGTAACATCTTGGTTTGGGAAAATAGTTTTCTTAGTAATGAAAAGCGGGACAAATCCGTCATTGAAATCGTGGAAGAAATTACCCGTAAATCCACCAATGCTGAACACTAATGCTGGGGTGTCATGTTTGATTGTACACGGAAAATCGAGTGTTTTTGTAGTTAATGTAATCTCTTGGATGCTATCCATAGTGCCAATGTCCGCTTTTCGCGGGTAAGGACGGATTTTCTCGACTAAATGTGGATCTTTGGACGGAATTGGTGATCTG
Encoded here:
- the LOC141598773 gene encoding xylan glycosyltransferase MUCI21-like, with translation MFDHLFLPTNKVTGVQEGSVLMKMKKKLKVEKLCVRVFLFFAIQLGFFYIIKTSTLHHHHHQDHIRWRTTLLTKSSPSQTSSFPVQPEAIDRQNSRKSSPLPIRHLAIIHGHGETLERSISCDRSHKLYDLCRLKNPTILEPKTATFFTRSPIPSKDPHLVEKIRPYPRKADIGTMDSIQEITLTTKTLDFPCTIKHDTPALVFSIGGFTGNFFHDFNDGFVPLFITKKTIFPNQDVTLVITDYSEWWYGKYEAILGQFSNNPIINLDNQTVTHCFPSVFVGLISHGPMTINPALIPGQKSFLDFRASLEEGYRKCLVWPAPKIKGRPRLVLVSRSGDVGRVIINQDAVIKAAQEEGFDVVVFEPSAYTYLCDVYRLINGSHAIMGVHGAALTHSLFLQPGGAFIQVVPLGGDWLAKTYFRNLGKGMKLEYSEYKIEPNESTLTEKYGKDHVLVRDSSTIASKNWSALHNVYLKSQDVRLDVARFRGYLMNAYSKAKKLMEHQGLHVRRRRKTKKFIRPPVFSYTYGVE